A window from Onychostoma macrolepis isolate SWU-2019 chromosome 07, ASM1243209v1, whole genome shotgun sequence encodes these proteins:
- the LOC131544093 gene encoding sorbitol dehydrogenase-like isoform X3 → MMHSVGICGSDVHMWLNGRIGDFVVKQPMVLGHEASGRVVKVGSAVTHLKEGDRVAVEPGVPREVDEFFKSGHYNLSPSVFFCSSPPDDGTLCRYYKHNANFCYKLPDNLTFEEGALIEPLSVGIHACRRAGVTLGSSVFVCGAGPIGLVSLLAAKAMGASQVIISDLSSDRLAKAKEIGADFLLPVKKEDEPKEMAKKVEGMLGCMPEISIECTGVQSSIQTAIYATRSGGAVVPVGFGADMTTVPLLNAALREVDIRGVFRYRNTWPVAISMLASKKVNIKPLVTHRFPLEQAVQAFEMSRQGLGVKVILKCDKNDQNP, encoded by the exons ATG ATGCATTCTGTGGGCATTTGTGGATCAGATGTGCACATGTGGCTGAACGGCCGCATCGGGGACTTTGTGGTGAAACAGCCCATGGTTTTGGGACATGAAGCCTCTGGTCGTGTGGTGAAAGTGGGCTCTGCTGTGACGCACCTCAAAGAAG GAGACAGAGTTGCCGTTGAGCCTGGAGTTCCACGAGAAGTAGATGAGTTCTTTAAATCTGGACACTACAATCTGTCTCCCAGTGTTTTCTTCTGTTCCTCTCCTCCAGACGATGGAACTCTCTGCAGATACTACAAACACAATGCAAACTTCTGCTACAA gctTCCTGATAACTTGACCTTTGAGGAGGGAGCCCTGATCGAACCCTTGTCAGTGGGCATTCATGCTTGCAGGCGGGCAGGAGTCACTCTTGGAAGCTCAGTGTTTGTCTGCGGTGCAG GTCCAATTGGGCTGGTGTCTTTATTGGCAGCCAAAGCCATGGGTGCTTCACAAGTAATAATAAGCG atctATCCTCTGATCGGCTTGCCAAGGCTAAAGAAATCGGGGCAGACTTCCTGCTTCCTGTGAAGAAAGAGGACGAACCAAAGGAGATGGCCAAAAAAGTGGAGGGAATGCTGGGTTGCATGCCTGAAATCAGCATAGAATGCACTGGAGTGCAGAGCAGCATTCAAACAGCCATCTAT GCTACTCGTTCTGGAGGAGCGGTGGTCCCGGTTGGGTTTGGTGCTGACATGACCACTGTACCTCTTCTCAATGCAGCTCTCAGAGAAGTTGACATCAGAGGTGTGTTCCGCTACCGTAACAC CTGGCCGGTGGCCATTTCTATGTTGGCGTCTAAGAAGGTGAACATCAAGCCCCTGGTCACCCACCGTTTCCCGCTGGAGCAGGCTGTGCAGGCCTTTGAGATGTCACGCCAAGGGCTTGGGGTTAAGGTCATATTAAAATGTGACAAGAATGACCAGAATCCGTGA
- the terb2 gene encoding telomere repeats-binding bouquet formation protein 2: MFKGKTAWFSDSVGKGVTNFWVSEGGALSSWKTADYIFSADASSEDTKRIYESEDYVKNRATVFHSNFLSACKPRQSVTSVPIGHYVLPPDSVQNEMRALIGRFIWETDEQVMCEDQIYTEVSEDSLSDETEHQPVREKNSQDDYETVASPNKVCSCSEMWKYPVNNMISGYVHIDQMKKYSGELYDFHPSLHGHNVSRSNDVTPRHCHKEM, translated from the exons ATGTTTAAAGGCAAAACGGCATGGTTCTCCGACAGTGTTGGAAAGGGGGTAACCAACTTCTGGG tttcaGAAGGGGGAGCTCTTTCTTCCTGGAAAACGGCAGATTACATCTTCAGTGCTGATGCGTCTTCTGAAGACACTAAAAG GATATATGAAAGTGAGGATTATGTAAAAAACAGGGCAACTGTTTTCCACAGCAACTTCCTGTCAGCATGTAAACCCCGCCAGAGTGTAACATCTGTGCCTATTGGCCACTATGTTCTGCCCCCCGACTCTGTCCAGAACG AAATGAGAGCACTGATCGGAAGGTTCATTTGGGAAACCGATGAACAG GTGATGTGTGAAGATCAGATATATACTGAAGTGTCTGAAGACAGTCTGTCTGATGAGACTGAACATCAACCAGTGAGAGAGAAGAACAG CCAGGATGATTACGAGACTGTTGCATCGCCGAACAAAGTGTGTTCTTGTAGCGAGATGTGGAAGTATCCTGTAAACAACATGATCTCAG GATATGTTCATATTGACCAAATGAAGAAGTATTCAGGGGAACTTTATGATTTTCATCCCTCCCTCCATGGCCATAACGTTTCAAGATCTAATGACGTGACACCTCGTCACTGTCACAaagaaatgtaa
- the si:dkey-1h4.4 gene encoding uncharacterized protein si:dkey-1h4.4, with translation MNGDAMVLECLNKQQESLNMSHRGLVVLPPGVSRLVTLKKLFLNNNQLILPPDEILHLEKLEELILDRNQFTMLPCNIGSLKNLTYLGVNHNPLAVLPEAIGDLRQLRELWAVGCSLVSIPSSIGKLRGLEKLGLHNNKITHLPSQFGGLNNLQWLNLADNKLQDVPEDVNHLESLVFVNLDKNCFTHIPTALTDMANLQILSVKFNSIRSLEDYLIPGFSKLIKLDLRENPLMDRPPHWKGLDFILLGKV, from the exons ATGAACGGGGATGCTATGGTACTGGAATGTCTTAACAAACAACAGGAGAGTCTGAACATGAGTCATCGGGGTCTAGTTGTTTTGCCACCTGGTGTTTCGAGACTTGTTACATTGAAAAAACTCTTTCTCAACAACAATCAGCTCATTTTACCACCAGACGAG ATTCTGCATCTGGAAAAGCTTGAAGAACTGATACTGGATAGAAACCAGTTTACCATGCTTCCTTGCAACATTGGATCACTGAAAAACCTGACTTACCTGGGTGTAAACCACAACCCATTAGCTGTTCTCCCGGAAGCAATAGGTGACCTGAGGCAACTGAGAGAGCTCTGGGCTGTAGGATGCAGTCTTGTCTCTATACCATCATCTATTGGTAAACTTAGAGGGCTAGAGAAACTTGGGCTCCATAATAACAAAATTACACACCTGCCATCACAATTTGGGGGCCTCAACAATTTGCAATGGCTAAACTTGGCTGATAATAAACTTCAGGACGTCCCAGAAGATGTTAATCACTTAGAGTCACTGGTCTTCGTGAACCTGGACAAGAACTGTTTTACACACATCCCTACAGCACTGACAG ATATGGCAAATCTGCAGATCCTGTCTGTTAAATTTAACAGCATCAGATCGCTGGAAGATTACTTAATCCCTGGTTTCAGCAAACTTATAAAACTTGACCTGAGAGAAAATCCTTTAATGGACAGACCACCTCATTGGAAG GGATTGGATTTTATATTGCTGGGAAAAGTTTGA
- the LOC131544093 gene encoding sorbitol dehydrogenase-like isoform X1, translating to MDKDNLSVVVHSKGDLRLEQRPIPEPGPNELLLQMHSVGICGSDVHMWLNGRIGDFVVKQPMVLGHEASGRVVKVGSAVTHLKEGDRVAVEPGVPREVDEFFKSGHYNLSPSVFFCSSPPDDGTLCRYYKHNANFCYKLPDNLTFEEGALIEPLSVGIHACRRAGVTLGSSVFVCGAGPIGLVSLLAAKAMGASQVIISDLSSDRLAKAKEIGADFLLPVKKEDEPKEMAKKVEGMLGCMPEISIECTGVQSSIQTAIYATRSGGAVVPVGFGADMTTVPLLNAALREVDIRGVFRYRNTWPVAISMLASKKVNIKPLVTHRFPLEQAVQAFEMSRQGLGVKVILKCDKNDQNP from the exons ATGGACAAAGACAACCTCTCTGTGGTCGTGCACTCTAAAGGAGATCTCAGACTG gAACAGCGTCCCATTCCGGAACCAGGACCAAATG AGTTGTTACTTCAGATGCATTCTGTGGGCATTTGTGGATCAGATGTGCACATGTGGCTGAACGGCCGCATCGGGGACTTTGTGGTGAAACAGCCCATGGTTTTGGGACATGAAGCCTCTGGTCGTGTGGTGAAAGTGGGCTCTGCTGTGACGCACCTCAAAGAAG GAGACAGAGTTGCCGTTGAGCCTGGAGTTCCACGAGAAGTAGATGAGTTCTTTAAATCTGGACACTACAATCTGTCTCCCAGTGTTTTCTTCTGTTCCTCTCCTCCAGACGATGGAACTCTCTGCAGATACTACAAACACAATGCAAACTTCTGCTACAA gctTCCTGATAACTTGACCTTTGAGGAGGGAGCCCTGATCGAACCCTTGTCAGTGGGCATTCATGCTTGCAGGCGGGCAGGAGTCACTCTTGGAAGCTCAGTGTTTGTCTGCGGTGCAG GTCCAATTGGGCTGGTGTCTTTATTGGCAGCCAAAGCCATGGGTGCTTCACAAGTAATAATAAGCG atctATCCTCTGATCGGCTTGCCAAGGCTAAAGAAATCGGGGCAGACTTCCTGCTTCCTGTGAAGAAAGAGGACGAACCAAAGGAGATGGCCAAAAAAGTGGAGGGAATGCTGGGTTGCATGCCTGAAATCAGCATAGAATGCACTGGAGTGCAGAGCAGCATTCAAACAGCCATCTAT GCTACTCGTTCTGGAGGAGCGGTGGTCCCGGTTGGGTTTGGTGCTGACATGACCACTGTACCTCTTCTCAATGCAGCTCTCAGAGAAGTTGACATCAGAGGTGTGTTCCGCTACCGTAACAC CTGGCCGGTGGCCATTTCTATGTTGGCGTCTAAGAAGGTGAACATCAAGCCCCTGGTCACCCACCGTTTCCCGCTGGAGCAGGCTGTGCAGGCCTTTGAGATGTCACGCCAAGGGCTTGGGGTTAAGGTCATATTAAAATGTGACAAGAATGACCAGAATCCGTGA
- the LOC131544092 gene encoding sorbitol dehydrogenase-like has protein sequence MDKDNLTVVLQAKGDLRLEQRPIPEPGPNEVLIQMHSVGICGSDVHYWQNGRIGDFVVKQPMVLGHEASGRVVKVGSAVTHLRAGDRVAVEPGVPREVDEFFKSGHYNLSPSIFFCATPPDDGNLCRYYKHNANFCYKLPDNVTYEEGALIEPLSVGIHACRRAGVTLGSSVFVCGAGPIGLVSLLAAKAMGASQVIISDLCSDRLAKAKEIGADFLLHVKKEDEPKEMAKKVEGMLGRMPQISIECTGVQSSIQTAIYATRSGGVVVLVGLGTEMTTVPLLNAAVREVDIRGVFRYCNTWPVAISMLASKKVNVKPLVTHRFSLEQAVEAFETTRQGLGVKVMLKCDKNDQNP, from the exons ATGGATAAAGACAACCTCACCGTGGTCCTGCAAGCTAAAGGAGATCTCAGATTG GAACAGCGTCCCATTCCAGAACCAGGACCAAATG AGGTGTTAATTCAGATGCATTCTGTGGGCATCTGTGGATCAGACGTGCACTATTGGCAGAACGGCCGCATCGGGGACTTTGTGGTGAAACAGCCCATGGTTTTGGGACATGAAGCCTCTGGTCGTGTGGTGAAAGTGGGCTCTGCTGTGACGCACCTCAGAGCAG GGGACAGAGTTGCCGTTGAGCCTGGAGTTCCTCGTGAAGTAGATGAGTTCTTTAAATCTGGACACTACAATCTGTCTCCCAGCATATTCTTCTGTGCCACTCCTCCAGATGATGGAAACCTATGCAGATACTACAAACACAATGCAAACTTCTGCTACAA gctTCCCGATAATGTGACCTATGAGGAGGGAGCCCTGATTGAACCCTTGTCAGTGGGCATTCATGCTTGCAGGCGGGCAGGAGTCACTCTTGGAAGCTCAGTGTTTGTCTGTGGTGCAG GACCAATTGGGCTGGTATCTTTGTTGGCGGCCAAAGCCATGGGTGCTTCACAAGTAATAATAAGCg ATTTGTGTTCTGATCGGCTTGCCAAGGCTAAAGAGATCGGGGCAGATTTCCTGCTTCATGTGAAGAAAGAGGACGAACCAAAGGAGATGGCCAAAAAAGTGGAGGGAATGCTGGGTCGCATGCCTCAAATCAGCATAGAATGCACTGGAGTGCAGAGCAGCATTCAAACAGCCATCTAT GCGACCCGTTCGGGAGGAGTGGTGGTGCTGGTTGGGCTTGGTACAGAGATGACCACTGTACCTCTTCTCAATGCAGCTGTCAGAGAAGTTGACATCAGAGGTGTATTCCGCTACTGTAATAC CTGGCCGGTGGCCATTTCTATGTTGGCGTCTAAGAAGGTGAACGTCAAGCCCCTGGTCACCCACCGTTTCTCACTGGAGCAGGCTGTGGAGGCCTTTGAAACCACCCGCCAGGGACTAGGGGTTAAAGTCATGTTAAAATGTGACAAGAATGACCAAAACCCATGA
- the LOC131544093 gene encoding sorbitol dehydrogenase-like isoform X2 → MDKDNLSVVVHSKGDLRLEQRPIPEPGPNDVHMWLNGRIGDFVVKQPMVLGHEASGRVVKVGSAVTHLKEGDRVAVEPGVPREVDEFFKSGHYNLSPSVFFCSSPPDDGTLCRYYKHNANFCYKLPDNLTFEEGALIEPLSVGIHACRRAGVTLGSSVFVCGAGPIGLVSLLAAKAMGASQVIISDLSSDRLAKAKEIGADFLLPVKKEDEPKEMAKKVEGMLGCMPEISIECTGVQSSIQTAIYATRSGGAVVPVGFGADMTTVPLLNAALREVDIRGVFRYRNTWPVAISMLASKKVNIKPLVTHRFPLEQAVQAFEMSRQGLGVKVILKCDKNDQNP, encoded by the exons ATGGACAAAGACAACCTCTCTGTGGTCGTGCACTCTAAAGGAGATCTCAGACTG gAACAGCGTCCCATTCCGGAACCAGGACCAAATG ATGTGCACATGTGGCTGAACGGCCGCATCGGGGACTTTGTGGTGAAACAGCCCATGGTTTTGGGACATGAAGCCTCTGGTCGTGTGGTGAAAGTGGGCTCTGCTGTGACGCACCTCAAAGAAG GAGACAGAGTTGCCGTTGAGCCTGGAGTTCCACGAGAAGTAGATGAGTTCTTTAAATCTGGACACTACAATCTGTCTCCCAGTGTTTTCTTCTGTTCCTCTCCTCCAGACGATGGAACTCTCTGCAGATACTACAAACACAATGCAAACTTCTGCTACAA gctTCCTGATAACTTGACCTTTGAGGAGGGAGCCCTGATCGAACCCTTGTCAGTGGGCATTCATGCTTGCAGGCGGGCAGGAGTCACTCTTGGAAGCTCAGTGTTTGTCTGCGGTGCAG GTCCAATTGGGCTGGTGTCTTTATTGGCAGCCAAAGCCATGGGTGCTTCACAAGTAATAATAAGCG atctATCCTCTGATCGGCTTGCCAAGGCTAAAGAAATCGGGGCAGACTTCCTGCTTCCTGTGAAGAAAGAGGACGAACCAAAGGAGATGGCCAAAAAAGTGGAGGGAATGCTGGGTTGCATGCCTGAAATCAGCATAGAATGCACTGGAGTGCAGAGCAGCATTCAAACAGCCATCTAT GCTACTCGTTCTGGAGGAGCGGTGGTCCCGGTTGGGTTTGGTGCTGACATGACCACTGTACCTCTTCTCAATGCAGCTCTCAGAGAAGTTGACATCAGAGGTGTGTTCCGCTACCGTAACAC CTGGCCGGTGGCCATTTCTATGTTGGCGTCTAAGAAGGTGAACATCAAGCCCCTGGTCACCCACCGTTTCCCGCTGGAGCAGGCTGTGCAGGCCTTTGAGATGTCACGCCAAGGGCTTGGGGTTAAGGTCATATTAAAATGTGACAAGAATGACCAGAATCCGTGA